One Rubripirellula amarantea DNA segment encodes these proteins:
- a CDS encoding glycosyltransferase — translation MPVGGAETLLVNMMRRMDSKVVEPEVVCLKEPGPLGEAISGEFPLHSHLIGGKYDVLVVWKLARLFHQRRIDAVITVGAGDKMFWGRLAAAVAGVPVIASALHSTGWPDGVGRLNRTLTCVTDAFIGVADSHGEFLRDFEKFPAGKVNVIRNGVDCDRFHPDPDARASLRRELGLSEATPVVGIVAALRHEKNHTMLVRAAKLIAEKETHKPTSEQTHWVIVGDGPERETIESLATELDIANRIHLLGTRHDTDKIVAGLDVFTLCSLNEASPVSILEALASEVPVVATDVGSVKESVIADQTGTLIPSEDVNAMAMSIERMLANPASRQAMGKRGRQLVLETGSLESMVAGYQQLITTQYDRQLSASSAATITVPRVRTQATLRSD, via the coding sequence ATGCCTGTCGGCGGCGCAGAAACGTTGCTGGTCAACATGATGCGACGCATGGATTCGAAGGTGGTTGAACCTGAAGTCGTGTGCTTAAAGGAACCGGGTCCCCTTGGCGAAGCGATCAGCGGTGAGTTTCCCTTGCACTCCCATTTGATCGGCGGCAAGTACGACGTGTTGGTTGTTTGGAAACTTGCGCGTCTTTTTCACCAACGCCGCATCGATGCCGTGATCACTGTGGGTGCCGGCGACAAGATGTTCTGGGGACGCTTAGCCGCTGCGGTTGCGGGAGTTCCAGTGATCGCGTCTGCGCTTCATTCCACTGGATGGCCCGACGGTGTGGGACGACTCAACCGAACTCTTACTTGCGTAACCGATGCGTTCATCGGGGTAGCAGATTCGCACGGCGAGTTTCTTCGCGACTTCGAGAAATTTCCTGCCGGCAAGGTGAACGTGATTCGCAATGGAGTCGACTGTGATCGCTTCCACCCCGACCCCGATGCCAGAGCGTCTTTGCGTCGTGAACTTGGCCTGAGTGAGGCAACTCCTGTGGTGGGAATTGTCGCCGCGCTGCGACACGAAAAGAATCACACGATGCTCGTTCGTGCAGCGAAGCTGATCGCTGAAAAGGAAACGCACAAGCCAACGTCCGAGCAAACTCATTGGGTAATCGTCGGCGATGGACCAGAGCGTGAAACGATTGAATCGCTGGCGACTGAACTCGATATCGCGAATCGAATTCACCTGCTAGGCACCCGTCACGACACGGACAAAATTGTCGCCGGCTTGGATGTCTTTACACTTTGTTCGCTCAACGAAGCCTCTCCGGTGTCCATCTTGGAAGCCTTAGCATCCGAAGTGCCCGTTGTGGCGACAGACGTCGGCAGCGTCAAAGAGTCCGTGATCGCTGACCAAACCGGTACCCTAATCCCGTCGGAAGACGTTAACGCAATGGCGATGTCGATCGAGCGGATGCTTGCCAATCCCGCTTCCCGCCAGGCGATGGGCAAACGAGGTCGTCAATTGGTGCTTGAAACCGGTTCGCTAGAATCCATGGTGGCCGGGTATCAACAATTGATCACGACTCAGTACGATCGGCAACTATCGGCTTCGAGTGCCGCGACCATCACTGTTCCGCGAGTGCGAACTCAGGCAACCTTGCGATCCGACTGA
- a CDS encoding superoxide dismutase produces the protein MAYSLPDLPYAYDALEPSIDARTMEIHHTKHHQAYINNVNNAISGTDLEGKSIEDLISNLSSVPDDKKGAVRNNGGGHANHSLFWTVMGPGKGGAPSGELADAINSAFGSLDEMKSQFATAAGTRFGSGWAWLYVDGGALKIGSTANQDSPLMGAAVAGIGGTPILGLDVWEHAYYLNYQNRRPDYVGAFWDVVDWDAVAARYAAAK, from the coding sequence ATGGCGTATTCGCTACCCGATCTGCCCTACGCTTACGACGCCCTCGAGCCTAGCATCGACGCTCGTACAATGGAAATTCACCATACAAAGCATCACCAGGCGTACATCAATAACGTCAACAACGCGATCTCCGGCACCGACTTGGAAGGCAAGTCGATCGAAGATCTGATCTCGAACTTGTCATCGGTACCCGATGATAAGAAAGGCGCCGTCCGTAACAACGGCGGTGGCCACGCAAATCACTCGTTGTTTTGGACGGTGATGGGACCCGGTAAGGGCGGCGCGCCTTCGGGCGAACTGGCCGACGCGATCAACAGCGCTTTTGGCTCACTTGATGAAATGAAGTCGCAATTTGCGACCGCTGCCGGAACTCGCTTCGGAAGCGGTTGGGCTTGGTTGTACGTAGATGGCGGCGCTTTGAAGATCGGTAGCACCGCTAATCAAGACAGTCCTTTGATGGGCGCTGCGGTGGCTGGCATCGGTGGCACTCCGATCCTAGGCTTGGACGTTTGGGAACACGCTTACTACCTAAACTATCAAAACCGTCGTCCCGATTACGTGGGCGCCTTCTGGGACGTCGTCGATTGGGACGCCGTTGCTGCTCGATACGCAGCGGCCAAGTAA
- a CDS encoding general secretion pathway protein GspD, with protein MAWSAIVAMMAMSTQDAIGQSTFGQVPSSSSPSQVTVPTVAQAQAKLNQVRDQIANRDYAAAVESYRTLSPMVSQLPNLQPEAAKLHQQLVGIGIDPALLALPPRNLVAPTATGSVGTGSTVPNPAANGPSYAMPSAVQRMPAVAGAMPIQTANADPDAAKREALRLIAIGRAALDRGDAAGALQIAQQAQSLGVPEKAFAAGEPRVWQFVLDAESAAKRSGIASSGVMQTSGQQTSGNFIQPALAMEPATGADDNGAIAQMLFNGGAANAGETPNQIQQVQNTESTYASQAYDAGMQALLSGDREEARKQFKEAWRVKEGLSVTQQNQLKDKLTLLQPTRLVPSAKPNENGELSEIDKTRLEAEAKTRRLYKEVTAELASVETKKSDAPLDALDELERLRRRVDSSDIDEQAKRSLAVLVDRAIKEQKSYVDANRAKIELDIQNASVRTDMEQADKREAATDHQVSMLVDEFNALMKDRRFNEAELIAKQVAELKPGDPVSIQMFHNSRMGVRMSQDQEIRAAKEDSFAKNMLDAERSMIGPDPDMPLTHPDAETWIEKSRRRLDASGDRDSRLSEAEKEISRKLASQVSIKYRNRPLGEVLEDLSAMTGIPMIMDERALTGVRVSPESPISLMIPNSIKLESALNLILQPLQLAHMIQNDVLMITSQEVKDSNVFPVTYRVTDLVTPIPNFATSYEDGLAGALRNAYQMTQPRSDVQLVPMSATDIGNRMSNAMNPMGSNPNVLGQYNPLGSQGGFGPNNPPMGGGAGGSSFADFQSLIDLIQNTVDPESWDALGGQGTMQEYPQNLSLVISTTSETHEKISDLLESLRRLQNLQITIEVRFITLADTFAEQIGVDFNFQVDDNTREFPDDDEGPSVTVGYDGIGGAFTPDLDIAFNNQSFISGGPAFGGQNLGTAANLGFAVLSDIEAYFFIQAIQTDNRTNVMQAPKVTLFDGQLASISDFTQRPFVTSVTPVVGDFAVAQQPVIVVLNEGTSLNVQGIVSDDKRFVRLTLVPFFSQIGDVNTFTYEGRRTTSRSTTDQEDTNGDGVVDENDATDSTDESDVIEGTTVQLPVFAFTTISTTVSVPDGGTILLGGIKRMREGRAERGVPMLSKIPYLSRLFKNVTVGREASSLMMMVTPRIIIQEEEELAQTGFDPTQQ; from the coding sequence ATGGCCTGGTCTGCAATCGTCGCCATGATGGCGATGTCCACCCAGGATGCCATTGGCCAATCTACATTTGGCCAGGTTCCCTCAAGCTCATCCCCTTCGCAAGTCACCGTTCCCACGGTTGCTCAGGCCCAGGCAAAGCTCAATCAGGTTCGCGATCAAATCGCCAACCGTGACTATGCCGCTGCGGTCGAGTCGTATCGAACGTTGTCTCCGATGGTTTCGCAATTGCCGAACCTGCAACCGGAAGCAGCCAAGTTACATCAGCAACTAGTCGGTATCGGAATCGACCCAGCATTGTTGGCCTTACCGCCTCGCAACCTTGTTGCCCCAACGGCAACCGGTTCGGTGGGAACAGGCTCGACGGTACCGAATCCGGCGGCTAACGGTCCTTCCTACGCGATGCCTTCGGCAGTCCAGCGAATGCCTGCTGTTGCCGGGGCCATGCCCATTCAAACGGCGAACGCAGATCCTGACGCAGCCAAACGCGAAGCTCTGCGTTTGATTGCGATCGGTCGCGCGGCACTCGATCGAGGTGACGCAGCGGGCGCATTGCAAATCGCACAGCAAGCACAATCCTTAGGCGTTCCTGAAAAAGCCTTCGCTGCTGGTGAGCCGCGCGTTTGGCAGTTTGTTCTTGACGCTGAATCCGCCGCTAAGCGGTCCGGAATCGCAAGTTCCGGCGTGATGCAAACCTCTGGACAACAAACCAGCGGAAACTTCATCCAACCCGCACTTGCGATGGAACCGGCGACCGGGGCTGATGACAACGGTGCCATTGCTCAAATGCTATTCAACGGTGGCGCCGCCAACGCGGGCGAAACGCCGAATCAAATTCAACAAGTTCAAAACACCGAATCAACCTACGCAAGCCAAGCCTATGATGCTGGAATGCAAGCGTTGCTAAGTGGCGACCGCGAAGAGGCTCGTAAGCAATTCAAAGAAGCTTGGCGAGTTAAAGAGGGATTGTCGGTCACTCAGCAAAACCAACTTAAAGACAAGCTGACGCTCCTTCAGCCAACACGTTTGGTTCCTAGTGCAAAGCCCAACGAGAATGGTGAACTGTCCGAGATCGACAAAACACGACTCGAAGCCGAAGCCAAGACACGCCGCTTGTACAAAGAAGTGACCGCTGAACTGGCGTCGGTAGAAACGAAGAAGAGTGACGCACCTCTTGATGCTCTCGATGAACTTGAGCGTCTTCGACGTCGCGTCGACAGCAGTGATATTGACGAACAAGCCAAGCGATCGCTCGCTGTTTTGGTTGACCGCGCGATCAAAGAGCAAAAGTCTTACGTCGATGCCAACCGAGCCAAGATCGAGCTTGATATCCAGAACGCATCCGTTCGCACGGACATGGAACAAGCAGACAAGCGAGAAGCTGCAACGGACCACCAGGTCTCGATGCTGGTTGATGAATTCAATGCCTTGATGAAAGATCGTCGCTTCAACGAAGCGGAATTGATCGCCAAGCAAGTCGCCGAGTTGAAGCCTGGCGATCCAGTTTCGATCCAAATGTTCCATAACAGTCGTATGGGCGTGCGAATGTCCCAGGACCAAGAAATTCGCGCGGCTAAGGAAGATTCATTCGCTAAGAACATGCTGGACGCCGAGCGATCGATGATCGGTCCAGATCCTGACATGCCTTTGACGCACCCCGATGCCGAAACGTGGATCGAAAAGTCCCGTCGACGTCTCGACGCGTCCGGTGATCGTGATTCGCGCTTAAGCGAAGCGGAGAAAGAAATCAGCCGCAAACTTGCCTCACAGGTAAGCATCAAGTATCGCAATCGTCCCCTGGGCGAAGTGTTGGAAGACCTTTCAGCGATGACAGGTATTCCAATGATCATGGACGAGCGTGCCTTGACGGGAGTTCGCGTTTCGCCAGAGTCGCCGATCTCCTTGATGATTCCTAATTCAATCAAGCTCGAAAGTGCACTGAACCTGATTCTTCAGCCCCTGCAGCTTGCACACATGATTCAAAACGACGTGCTGATGATCACCTCGCAAGAGGTCAAAGACAGCAACGTTTTCCCGGTGACCTATCGTGTTACTGACTTGGTGACACCGATTCCCAACTTTGCAACCAGCTATGAAGATGGCTTGGCCGGTGCTCTTCGCAACGCGTATCAAATGACGCAGCCGCGATCAGACGTGCAATTGGTTCCGATGTCGGCAACGGATATCGGAAATCGAATGTCCAATGCGATGAACCCGATGGGAAGCAACCCGAACGTTCTCGGCCAGTACAACCCGCTGGGTAGCCAAGGTGGCTTTGGTCCAAACAATCCACCGATGGGTGGCGGTGCGGGGGGAAGTAGCTTTGCTGACTTCCAGTCGCTAATCGACCTGATTCAGAACACCGTCGATCCCGAATCATGGGACGCACTGGGTGGTCAGGGCACGATGCAAGAGTACCCACAGAACCTTTCATTGGTGATCAGTACCACTAGTGAAACCCACGAAAAGATTTCGGACTTGCTCGAATCGCTTCGCCGTCTGCAGAACTTGCAGATCACAATCGAAGTTCGCTTCATTACCTTGGCCGATACCTTTGCTGAACAAATCGGTGTGGACTTCAACTTCCAAGTCGATGACAACACCCGCGAGTTCCCAGATGACGACGAGGGACCTTCGGTAACCGTTGGATACGATGGTATTGGAGGGGCTTTCACGCCTGACTTGGACATCGCGTTCAATAACCAAAGCTTTATCAGTGGTGGTCCGGCCTTCGGTGGTCAAAACTTGGGTACCGCAGCCAACCTCGGCTTTGCAGTGCTTAGCGATATCGAAGCTTACTTCTTTATCCAAGCGATCCAAACCGACAACCGAACCAACGTGATGCAGGCTCCTAAGGTAACGTTGTTTGACGGTCAGCTCGCTTCGATCAGTGACTTCACTCAACGACCATTCGTGACCAGTGTGACGCCAGTGGTGGGTGACTTTGCGGTCGCTCAACAACCGGTGATCGTGGTTCTTAATGAAGGTACCTCGCTCAATGTGCAGGGTATCGTGAGTGACGACAAGCGATTCGTTCGCCTCACGCTTGTGCCGTTCTTTAGCCAGATCGGTGACGTCAATACCTTCACCTACGAAGGCCGACGTACGACCAGCCGAAGTACAACCGACCAGGAAGATACCAACGGTGACGGAGTCGTGGACGAGAATGACGCGACCGATAGCACCGATGAGTCCGACGTGATCGAAGGTACAACGGTTCAGTTGCCTGTCTTCGCATTCACGACGATTAGCACAACCGTCAGCGTTCCCGACGGTGGAACTATCTTGCTCGGTGGTATCAAGCGAATGCGAGAAGGTCGCGCCGAACGTGGTGTTCCTATGCTTAGCAAGATTCCATACCTGAGCCGACTGTTCAAGAACGTCACGGTAGGTCGGGAAGCTTCCAGCTTAATGATGATGGTGACACCACGGATCATCATCCAAGAAGAGGAAGAATTGGCTCAAACCGGCTTCGATCCGACTCAACAGTAG
- a CDS encoding acyl-CoA desaturase — translation MSSVADPKTTEKNKTRPSAHARPQSDFDNNVEIWDKSNIDDSDLENTLLDDAKSNAKKPKPQSETAQDRVRLNNLSYWAIGWLAAAHIVVLTMAYPYFSWTGLAVMVGLHWVTGSLGICLGFHRLLTHTGMQTYPWVRNVFATIGTLAGEGSPLDWVADHRKHHALSDQEGDPHSPHDGGFWSHAFWLAFHTHNGDRVGYLKRWAPDLYKERYMRALDYLFLPLHALTGLILFGIGYAIDGAAFGTSLLVWGLFVRLVLVLHATWLVNSASHMFGYRNYETTDDSRNNWFVAIVAYGEGWHNNHHAYPRMAKHGHKWWEFDITWQAIKLLKATGLAWDVVDYKNAAEKRKKLAEQAA, via the coding sequence ATGTCATCTGTTGCTGACCCGAAAACCACTGAAAAGAACAAAACACGCCCCTCGGCACACGCAAGGCCGCAGTCTGATTTCGATAACAATGTCGAGATCTGGGACAAATCAAATATCGACGATTCAGACCTGGAAAACACGCTTCTTGACGATGCAAAAAGCAACGCCAAGAAGCCAAAGCCACAGAGCGAAACGGCTCAAGATCGCGTTCGCTTGAACAATCTCAGTTACTGGGCAATTGGATGGCTAGCCGCAGCCCACATCGTGGTGCTGACGATGGCTTACCCCTATTTCTCATGGACTGGGCTCGCCGTCATGGTTGGCTTGCACTGGGTGACGGGAAGCCTTGGTATTTGCCTAGGTTTTCACCGATTGTTGACCCACACCGGCATGCAGACCTACCCTTGGGTTCGCAACGTGTTTGCCACAATTGGAACATTGGCAGGCGAAGGTTCGCCTTTGGATTGGGTTGCCGATCACCGCAAACACCATGCTTTGAGCGATCAAGAAGGAGATCCACACTCTCCTCATGATGGCGGATTTTGGAGTCACGCGTTTTGGCTAGCATTCCATACGCACAACGGAGACCGCGTGGGATACCTGAAGCGATGGGCTCCGGACTTGTACAAAGAACGCTACATGCGGGCACTGGACTACTTGTTCTTGCCTTTGCATGCGTTGACGGGCTTGATCCTTTTTGGCATCGGCTACGCGATCGACGGTGCAGCTTTCGGCACTTCATTGTTGGTGTGGGGATTGTTCGTACGATTAGTCCTCGTGTTGCATGCGACTTGGTTGGTCAATAGTGCTTCCCACATGTTCGGATACCGCAACTACGAGACGACCGACGACAGCCGTAACAACTGGTTTGTTGCGATCGTTGCTTACGGTGAAGGCTGGCACAACAACCACCACGCGTACCCACGGATGGCCAAGCATGGTCACAAGTGGTGGGAATTTGACATCACTTGGCAAGCGATCAAGTTGCTGAAGGCAACCGGATTGGCTTGGGACGTCGTTGACTACAAGAACGCTGCTGAAAAGCGTAAAAAGCTCGCTGAACAGGCAGCCTAG